A section of the Triticum dicoccoides isolate Atlit2015 ecotype Zavitan chromosome 7A, WEW_v2.0, whole genome shotgun sequence genome encodes:
- the LOC119331206 gene encoding UPF0481 protein At3g47200-like, whose protein sequence is MGEATLSLGLNKVEYPRVEAADAALAFTLSTGGGGGGSWVVEMEKTIGDMNVDPAVEMARWKRHSVYRVPERIKNLHNSKAYQPELVSLGPFHHGDPELLPMEEHKRRAVVHLVKRSGKPLREFVAAVAEVATQLLDAYKDLGDEWRGADNRERFVELMVTDGCFLVEAMRMDALRGKVHEDYAPNDPVFSKYGYLYLWNYIQSDMVVVENQLPLLLLQRLLVVMDHDRYQNASGVSRLVLDSLCPWRRHLVGINHLGLHPLDILYTSLTHGDHQERTGSTAYVMPSAMEIYEAGIHFKVSDTDSLLDVHFEHGVLSMPAIRVDDRTEKKFLNLMAFERLHPGAGNDVTAYVIFMDNIISSAKDVALLRSKNIIECGLGSDEEVAKLLNNTLNKGGVMSPSSRLHDVQRRVKAHCRMRWNRWRANFFQRYLRNPWVFISLVAAVVLLVATLLQTVYTVLPFYSNT, encoded by the exons ATGGGGGAGGCAACCTTGTCCTTGGGCCTGAACAAGGTCGAGTACCCGAGGGTGGAGGCGGCGGATGCGGCTTTGGCCTTCACTCTgagcaccggcggcggcggcggcggcagctgggtGGTGGAGATGGAGAAGACGATCGGCGACATGAACGTCGACCCAGCGGTGGAGATGGCGCGCTGGAAGCGCCACTCCGTCTACCGCGTCCCGGAGCGGATCAAGAACCTGCACAACAGCAAGGCGTACCAGCCGGAGCTGGTCTCGCTGGGGCCCTTCCACCACGGCGACCCGGAGCTGCTccccatggaggagcacaagcgccGCGCCGTCGTGCACCTCGTCAAGCGCTCCGGGAAGCCGCTGCGGGAGTTCGTGGCCGCCGTCGCCGAGGTGGCCACGCAGCTGCTCGACGCCTACAAGGACCTCGGCGACGAGTGGCGCGGCGCCGACAACCGGGAGCGCTTCGTGGAGCTCATGGTCACCGACGGATGCTTCCTGGTGGAGGCCATGCGGATGGACGCGCTGCGGGGGAAGGTGCACGAGGACTACGCGCCCAACGACCCCGTCTTCAGCAAGTACGGCTACCTCTACCTCTGGAACTACATCCAGTCCGACATGGTCGTCGTGGAGAACCAGCTGCCGCTGCTCCTCCTCCAGAGGCTCCTCGTTGTCATGGACCATGACAGATATCAG AATGCTTCAGGAGTGAGCAGGTTGGTGCTGGACTCTCTCTGCCCATGGCGGCGGCACCTGGTGGGCATCAACCACCTCGGCCTCCACCCGCTCGACATCCTGTACACGAGCCTCACCCACGGCGACCACCAGGAGCGCACCGGGTCGACGGCGTACGTGATGCCGTCGGCGATGGAGATCTACGAGGCCGGGATCCACTTCAAGGTGAGCGACACCGACAGCCTCCTGGACGTCCACTTCGAGCACGGCGTGCTGAGCATGCCGGCGATCAGGGTGGACGACCGGACGGAGAAGAAGTTCCTGAACCTGATGGCGTTCGAGAGgctccacccgggcgccggcaacgACGTGACGGCGTACGTGATCTTCATGGACAACATCATCAGCTCCGCCAAGGACGTGGCGCTGCTGCGGTCCAAGAACATCATCGAGTGCGGGCTGGGCAGCGACGAGGAGGTGGCCAAGCTGCTCAACAACACGCTGAACAAGGGCGGGGTGATGAGCCCGTCCAGCAGGCTCCACGACGTGCAGCGGCGGGTCAAGGCCCATTGCCGGATGAGGTGGAACAGGTGGCGGGCCAACTTCTTTCAGAGGTACCTGAGGAACCCCTGGGTGTTcatatccctcgtcgccgccgtcgtcctgCTCGTGGCCACCCTCTTGCAGACTGTGTATACCGTTTTGCCTTTTTACTCTAACACTTAG